One Sulfurimonas sp. HSL-3221 genomic window, GCGGCTGTACCCCCAAAATGCTCCGGGACACGGCGGCCGAAACGCCGCTTCCCCCTCTCGCCGGCGTCGAGGACCTTCAGCGTTTCCCCCAGACGATCGATCCCTACCTTATCCGGCTGCAGGAGCGCAACGCAACGCTGCCGGTACAACAAGGGTACGAAAGCACCTATTACAAGGTGTGGGACGACGCGTATACGCCCGAAGCGCTCGAAGAGGTTAAGTGGCCCTTTGATGTCTACCGTCCCGAAAACGCCTACGGACAGAACCTCCAGCCACTCTCGCAGGCATGGTTCTATGCGATGCTGCGCGAAGCGAACTGGCAGGCGTACGGCAGCACTGCCGGCCGTGCCGTGGCGCTGCGCCGCCTGGATCTGCGCAACTTCCCGACGGAGAAGCCCCTGTTTCGCGACCCCTCGGTGGCCGGGGAGGGGTTCCCCTTTGATTATCTGCAGAACAGTACCGTTTTCGCCGGCGAACCGCTCTATATTTCGCACTACTCCCGAAGCGGGGCATGGGCCTACGTCATGACCTCCTACGCGACGGGCTGGGTCCCCGTCGACCGCATTGCCCCCGTCGGCAGAGCGGAGCGGGAGGTCCTGCGGGCACAGCCTCTGCTGGGACTGCTCGAAGACCGCATGCCGATCCACTCCCTGCGGGGACGCTATATGTTCGAAGGGTATGTGGGCATGGTCCTGCCGCTGCAGCAAAAAAGCGCGGCGCAGTGGCGCGTCGACCCGGCGGGCCACGCCGGGACCGCAGAGATCCCGCGGGAAGCGGCGGCACCGCTCCCGCTCACCTTCACCCGCGAAAACATGCGCCGGGTTATTGCACCGATGATGCAGACGAAATACGGTTGGGGCGGGCTGTACGGCGAACGGGACTGCTCCTCGACGCTGCGGGACATCTTCGCCCCCTTCGGCCTCTGGATGCCGCGCAACTCCTACAAGCAGTCCAGGCTCGGGGAAGTCGTCTCTTTCGAAGGCCTTGACGATGCCGCGAAACTCGCCAAGATCGCCGAGGAGGGGAGACCCTTCGAGACGCTGCTCTACCTCAAAGGGCACATTCTGCTCTACCTGGGCGTCTACGACGGCGAGCCTGCGGTGCTTCATACGGTCTGGGGCGTCAAAACCGTTGACGACGAGGGGAACTTCGGCCGCCATATTATCGGCAAGACCGTGATCTCATCCCTGCGCCTGGGGCATGAACTGGACGGGTACAGCGACGAATACTCACTGCTGCATAAAGTGGAAAGTATGAATTTCGTTTTTGAAGAGGAAGCGGAGTAGGTACCGCGGAGGCGGTACTTAGTGAAGGTCGGCGTTGAGCTTGACCTCGCGGCGGGAGCGCAGAGCGATCATCTCGCCGGTAAAGGAGTCCTGGCGGTAGTGGATGCCGTTAAGGCCTGCGAGATCCTTCCCTTTGAACCAGTCGCCCTCCAGTTCGACGCCCGGGTTGGCGGCTTTGATCTTCTCGAGCTCTTCGTATTCGATGAGAAACTTCGTCCCTTCGAGGATGGCGATGCCCGCATCGATGATACAGGCGTCACCCAGCGGAATACCGCAGACGGAGTTCGCGCCGAGGAGGCAGTTCTTGCCGATGGAAATCGGGTTGCCGTCGGTGCCGCTGAGGACACCGAGGATGGAAGCGCCGCCGCCCACATCGGAACCATCGCCGACGACCGCGGAGCTGGAGATGCGCCCTTCGACCATGCTGACACCCGTCGTACCGGCATTGAAGTTGATGTAGCTTGCCCCCGGCATAACGGTCGTACCGGCGTGCAGCTGGGCACCGAAGCGGACCTTGGACGTTTCAAGGATACGGGTATTGTCCGCCGGGATGATGTGCTGCAGGAAGCGCGGAAATTTGTCGACGAAATCGATGTGCGGGTACTGACCGGAGAACTTGAGCTCGATCTCGTTTTCACGGAGCCAGTCGAGTTCGATCGGCTGGCCGTCGCTCCAGGCGACGTTCGGCAGCGCGCCGAACGCGCCGTTCAGGTTGATGCTGCGCAGGGCGACTTTGCCCAGGGACATCGCGTAGAGCTTCAGGTAGGTCGCCTCGACGCTCTGGCACGGCGCATCGTTGAAGATGAAGACGACGCGGAACTCGCCGTCGCGCATACCGCTCTCTTTGATCTGGTTGTACAGTGCGGAGATGACCTGGATGTTCTTGTGGGCATCGCCGTAGGCCTCGTCCGCATAGGGCGTGAAGGCATTGAGGCAGCTCTCGAGGAAAGGCAGGGTGACGTTGCAGATCGCCTCGTCGCCGCTGATGTCGACCGGGCAGCCGCTCTCTTTGAGCGCCTCCATGAAGATCGCCGCGCTGCCGAAGTTCTCATCCCAGTTGACGACCGGGTAGGTCGCCTGCAGGATCTTGTCGGTGTTCAGCTGGCCGAAATCGACCCGGCAGATACCAAAGGCGACCGGTGCCTTGTACCCTTCACCGTTTTGAATGTCAGCCACTTTGGCCTTGAATGCGTCTGCAGTTTCAATCATTTCCATAGAGCAGGTTCCTTGAATTTTTTCGGAATTCTAACACAGACCAGCTCTGATAACCCTGCATCTGACTTGGCAGCGGGATTTTCTAAGGCGCGTATTAAGGCGCTTCATTGATGCAAAACCGAAGCTGTCGGTTAGAAGTTGCGGTGTTATACTTTCGCAAAGGATTGAAGCAATGAGCAACTGGTCGACGTTACTACAGTCGGATGACTACCTCGGTGTCAAGAAGAGTCTCAAAGAGGGCGCCGACGTCAATGAAAAGAGCGAGCACGGGGAGTCGGTGATTGCCCAAGCGCTGCGCCTGCGCTGCAGCGATGAACTGCTGGAGCTGCTGGTCGGGGCGGGTGCGGATCTCTTTGATGCCGATGATGAGGGCGTAAGTGTTTTCGATGTCGCGATCACCTACAACAACCCGACAATGGTGCGCAAGATCATTGACGAAGGGGTCAACGTCAACGAGACCCGCCGGGCCAGCGGCTTTACCCCGCTGATGGCCGCCGTCTGCTATAACCGCAAAGAGATTGTCGAGCTTCTCATGGCAAACGGAGCGGACACCGCCATAACGGACAAGCTCGGGCTGACCGGCGCCGATTACGCCCGCAAGACCCACCGCAAACAGATGCTCGGCCTGTTGGGAGAAGAGGGGGCAGAGTGATGGAACAGATCAAAACCGTCTTTCTTCTCTCCTCGCTGGCGGTGCTGTTCGTGATGCTCGGCGGCTATTTCGGCGGCATGAACGGGGCGCTGATCGGCCTGCTGCTTGCCGGCGGGATGAATTTCTACGCCTATTTTTATTCGGACAAGATGCTGCTGCGGCACTACCACGCCGAACCGGGCACGCCGGAGCAGAACCCTCGTCTCTACCGTATCATCAGCTCCCTCGCGCACAAGGCGGACCTTCCGGTCCCGGCGATGTATATCATCCACGAGCAGACCCCGAATGCCTTTGCCACGGGACGCGACCCGGCACACGCCGCCGTCGCCA contains:
- a CDS encoding SH3 domain-containing C40 family peptidase — encoded protein: MFSHPRPLTALAAALLALSLGGCTPKMLRDTAAETPLPPLAGVEDLQRFPQTIDPYLIRLQERNATLPVQQGYESTYYKVWDDAYTPEALEEVKWPFDVYRPENAYGQNLQPLSQAWFYAMLREANWQAYGSTAGRAVALRRLDLRNFPTEKPLFRDPSVAGEGFPFDYLQNSTVFAGEPLYISHYSRSGAWAYVMTSYATGWVPVDRIAPVGRAEREVLRAQPLLGLLEDRMPIHSLRGRYMFEGYVGMVLPLQQKSAAQWRVDPAGHAGTAEIPREAAAPLPLTFTRENMRRVIAPMMQTKYGWGGLYGERDCSSTLRDIFAPFGLWMPRNSYKQSRLGEVVSFEGLDDAAKLAKIAEEGRPFETLLYLKGHILLYLGVYDGEPAVLHTVWGVKTVDDEGNFGRHIIGKTVISSLRLGHELDGYSDEYSLLHKVESMNFVFEEEAE
- a CDS encoding tetrahydrodipicolinate N-succinyltransferase N-terminal domain-containing protein codes for the protein MEMIETADAFKAKVADIQNGEGYKAPVAFGICRVDFGQLNTDKILQATYPVVNWDENFGSAAIFMEALKESGCPVDISGDEAICNVTLPFLESCLNAFTPYADEAYGDAHKNIQVISALYNQIKESGMRDGEFRVVFIFNDAPCQSVEATYLKLYAMSLGKVALRSINLNGAFGALPNVAWSDGQPIELDWLRENEIELKFSGQYPHIDFVDKFPRFLQHIIPADNTRILETSKVRFGAQLHAGTTVMPGASYINFNAGTTGVSMVEGRISSSAVVGDGSDVGGGASILGVLSGTDGNPISIGKNCLLGANSVCGIPLGDACIIDAGIAILEGTKFLIEYEELEKIKAANPGVELEGDWFKGKDLAGLNGIHYRQDSFTGEMIALRSRREVKLNADLH
- a CDS encoding ankyrin repeat domain-containing protein, yielding MSNWSTLLQSDDYLGVKKSLKEGADVNEKSEHGESVIAQALRLRCSDELLELLVGAGADLFDADDEGVSVFDVAITYNNPTMVRKIIDEGVNVNETRRASGFTPLMAAVCYNRKEIVELLMANGADTAITDKLGLTGADYARKTHRKQMLGLLGEEGAE